The proteins below come from a single Candidatus Schekmanbacteria bacterium genomic window:
- the lon gene encoding endopeptidase La has product MKFLKFFSKKNYSSNLRGNKKPKFPKELSLLPLRNSVMFPNTATSIVVGREKTLKQINDAEKNREIIGVVAQKDETIENPTYEDIYKVGTASSILRISRLSENNITVTIQGLKRFKIKRIIREEPYFTALVEYIDEKENKDVETDALFLGLKDLASKAASLSKNIPGELVQMIQSISSPATLADLVASNLTISVKEKQKLLETFDIKTRLRLVSLHINRELQALEIAEKIRSDVVGNVTKAQREFYLKEQLKAIKKELGESDEDNDIAELEKKIKDAEMPEEALQEAKKELNRLSKMHPSSAEYTVSRTYIEWLTDLPWNRYTEDNLDLDNVKQILDEDHFNLEKPKKRIIEYLAVRKLKPQKKGPILCFAGPPGVGKTSLGRSIARALGRKFIRVSLGGVRDEAEIRGHRKTYVGAMPGRIIQGIKRAGAKNPVFMLDEIDKLGTDFRGDPSSALLEVLDPEQNFAFSDHYLNVSFDLSQVMFIATANVLESIPPVLLDRMEVLSIPGYSEEEKTMIAKKHIIPKQIEEHGIKSDDIEFEDSAIVQIIRDYTRESGLRNLEREIATICRMTAVNKAKGENKKTVITANDIHKYLGAKKFFSETALRITRPGIATGLSWTPSGGEIIFIEASKMPGKGNLILTGQLGDVMKESAQAALTFIRSQAEIFGIDEKFYEKSEIHIHVPAGAIPKDGPSAGITIFTALLSLLTGKKVKKDIAMTGEITLRGTVLPVGGIKEKVLAAKRAGIKTIILPLLNKKDVEELPKEHIKDIEFFYIQSIDEAVGKSFEEEINLPMQKSIYV; this is encoded by the coding sequence CGTTATGTTTCCAAATACTGCTACTTCAATAGTGGTAGGACGAGAAAAAACTCTCAAACAAATCAATGATGCAGAAAAAAATAGAGAAATCATAGGCGTTGTAGCTCAAAAAGACGAAACAATTGAAAATCCAACTTACGAAGACATTTATAAAGTGGGCACAGCTTCTTCTATCCTAAGAATATCCCGATTAAGCGAAAACAATATTACTGTAACTATACAGGGCCTCAAAAGATTCAAAATAAAAAGAATCATAAGAGAAGAACCATATTTTACTGCATTGGTTGAATATATCGACGAAAAAGAGAATAAAGATGTTGAAACAGATGCACTCTTCTTAGGATTGAAAGATTTGGCATCAAAGGCAGCCTCTCTTTCAAAAAATATTCCCGGCGAACTTGTCCAAATGATTCAAAGCATCAGTAGCCCTGCCACCCTTGCAGACCTTGTCGCATCCAATCTCACCATCAGTGTAAAAGAAAAACAAAAACTTCTTGAAACATTCGACATAAAGACAAGACTGAGACTCGTATCACTTCATATAAATAGAGAATTGCAGGCTCTTGAAATTGCCGAAAAAATCCGCTCTGATGTCGTTGGAAATGTAACTAAAGCTCAGAGAGAGTTCTATTTAAAGGAACAGCTCAAAGCGATAAAAAAAGAATTGGGCGAATCAGATGAGGACAATGATATTGCTGAGCTTGAAAAAAAGATAAAAGATGCTGAAATGCCTGAAGAAGCCCTGCAGGAAGCTAAAAAGGAGCTCAACCGCCTTTCCAAGATGCATCCCTCATCAGCGGAATATACTGTATCGAGGACATACATAGAATGGCTTACTGACCTGCCATGGAATAGATATACAGAAGACAATCTTGACCTCGATAATGTCAAGCAAATCCTCGATGAAGACCATTTCAACCTTGAAAAGCCAAAGAAGAGAATCATTGAATATCTTGCAGTGAGAAAATTAAAACCGCAGAAGAAAGGTCCTATTCTTTGTTTTGCAGGTCCTCCGGGTGTGGGGAAGACCAGTTTAGGCCGCTCTATTGCAAGAGCCCTTGGGAGAAAATTTATCCGTGTTTCTCTTGGCGGAGTTAGGGACGAAGCTGAAATCAGAGGCCATAGGAAAACCTATGTAGGCGCTATGCCGGGAAGAATCATTCAGGGGATAAAAAGGGCAGGAGCAAAAAACCCTGTATTTATGCTCGATGAAATTGACAAACTTGGTACGGACTTTAGAGGAGATCCGTCTAGCGCTCTTCTTGAAGTCCTTGATCCTGAACAAAATTTCGCCTTTTCAGACCATTACCTGAATGTTTCATTCGATCTTTCTCAAGTAATGTTTATAGCAACAGCAAATGTCCTTGAATCCATCCCACCTGTCCTCTTAGACAGGATGGAAGTTTTGAGCATTCCGGGGTATTCTGAAGAAGAAAAAACTATGATTGCAAAGAAACACATAATTCCAAAACAAATCGAGGAACATGGCATAAAATCAGACGATATAGAATTTGAAGATTCAGCTATTGTGCAGATTATTAGAGACTATACTCGCGAATCGGGATTGAGAAATCTTGAAAGAGAAATTGCAACGATATGCAGAATGACAGCAGTAAATAAAGCAAAAGGAGAAAATAAAAAAACTGTTATAACTGCAAACGATATTCATAAATATTTGGGAGCTAAAAAATTCTTTTCAGAAACTGCTCTTAGAATAACACGTCCCGGCATTGCAACAGGCTTATCATGGACACCTTCAGGTGGAGAAATCATATTTATAGAAGCGTCAAAGATGCCCGGCAAAGGCAACCTTATTCTTACGGGACAACTTGGAGATGTAATGAAAGAGTCTGCACAGGCGGCGTTGACTTTTATCCGCTCTCAAGCCGAGATTTTTGGAATAGATGAAAAATTCTATGAAAAGAGCGAAATCCACATACATGTCCCTGCCGGGGCTATTCCCAAGGATGGACCGTCAGCAGGTATTACTATATTTACCGCACTGCTTTCACTCCTTACAGGAAAAAAAGTCAAAAAAGATATTGCAATGACCGGAGAAATAACACTTCGCGGCACAGTCCTGCCTGTAGGTGGTATCAAAGAAAAAGTTCTTGCGGCGAAAAGAGCAGGAATCAAAACTATAATCCTTCCACTCCTCAACAAAAAAGATGTTGAAGAATTGCCTAAAGAACATATCAAAGACATTGAATTTTTCTATATCCAATCAATAGATGAGGCAGTTGGGAAATCATTCGAAGAGGAGATAAACTTGCCAATGCAAAAGAGCATCTATGTTTAA